Genomic segment of Caproiciproducens sp. NJN-50:
TTTACCGAGGCCAGTTTTGAAAATGCAGTCATTGAGATTTTTCAGGATCAGTTGGGGTACACACATTATTACGGCCCGGATGTGGCGCGTGACTATACCGATCCAATTTTTGAAGACTACTTGGAGCCATCGTTGAAGCGGATTAACCCTTATATTCCATCTGAAGCAATCGCGGAAGCAATTTTTCATCTCAAAAATTTTGAGGCCGGTTCGCTCGTACAGAAAAACGAAGTGTTTATGGATTATCTGCAGAATGGCATAACCGTAAACTATTTTTCGGGTGGCAAACAGCACTCCGGCATCGTTTATCTGGTTGACTATCAAGATGTCGGTAATAATGCCTTCTGTGTGGTCAATCAATGGACCTATGTCGAAAATGAAGAAAAACGTCCCGATGTTGTTATTTTCGTTAACGGTCTCCCATTGGTTGTGATAGAACTGAAATCGCCTTCACGCGAAGAAACCGGCGTGTCGGAAGCTTATGCTCAACTCCGCAATTATATGCTCGCCATCCCTTCTATGTTCATATACAACGCTTTCTGCGTGATGAGTGATCAAGCTATGTCTAAAGCCGGAACGATCACAGCAGCCGAAGATCGCTATATGGAATGGAAAACGACAGACGGCAACTACGAAAACACACAGTATGCCGCCTTCGATATCTTATTTGAGGGAATGTTCAAGAAGGACCGTTTTCTCGATATCATAAAGAATTTCATCTGTTTTTCCAAAGAAGATGGTTCCGATGCCAAAATTCTTGCGGCCTATCACCAGTACTTCGCTGTAAAGAAAGCCGTTGCCTCTACCGTGAAAGCCTCTGGAATGAACGGCGACGGTCGAGGCGGCGTTTTCTGGCATACGCAGGGCAGTGGAAAATCGCTTTCGATGGTCTTTTACGCAAAACTGCTGCAAGAGACGCTGAACAGTCCAACGCTTGTCGTTATTACGGACCGTAACGATTTGGACGATCAGCTTTTCGGTCAGTTCGCCAGATGCAAGGATTTCCTTCGTCAAACGCCGGTGCAGGCAGACAAAAGGAAACTGTCAGATGACGATAAAAAAGTGAATGAATCCAATACAAAAAATAAAAGGGTCATTATCGGGTTAAAGGATTGGCTTCTTGGCCGTGAAGCAAATGGAATCATTTTCACGACCATGCAGAAGTTCGAGGAAGAGGACGAGCCGCTCTCAACGCGGCACAACATCATTGTGATGGCTGATGAGGCCCACAGAAGTCAGTATGGTTTTGAAGAAAAAGTAAATCCAAAGACCGGTAAAATCTCTATAGGAACTGCACGGATTATTCGCGATGCTCTTCCGAATGCCACATATATTGGCTTCACCGGTACGCCAATCTCCCTCAAAGATCGTAGCACTACGGAAGTTTTCGGTAATTACATAGATATCTATGATATGACGCAGTCTGTCGAAGATGGTGCCACGAGACCTGTTTATTATGAAAGCCGAGTCATTAATCTAAAACTTGATGAAGCCACCTTGCGCATGATTGATAAGGAATACGACGCACTGGCGGCCCATGCCGATGAATATGCCATCGAAAAGAGCAAGCATGAGCTCAGTCGTATGGAAAGCATTCTCGGCGCTCCTCAAACCATTGATGCGCTCTGCACAGATATTATTGCTCACTACGAAGACAGCAGACAGTATGTGCTGACGGGAAAGGCCATGATCGTTGCCTACTCCCGAGAAATTGCCATGAAAATTTACCGGAAGATACTCGAAATGCGTCCAACATGGCAAGAAAAAGTCGGTGTCGTCATGACTTCCGGAAATAAAGACCCGGAGGACTGGAAAGAAATCATTGGCAACAAACAGCATAAGGAAGAGTTGGCCCGAAAATTCAAAGACAATGACAGTCCGATGAAAATTGCTATCGTTGTTGATATGTGGCTCACAGGCTTTGATGTTCCATCCTTGGCGACCATGTATATATATAAGCCAATGGCTGGACACAATCTTATGCAAGCCATCGCACGAGTAAACAGGGTTTTCCGCGATAAGGAAGGCGGCCTGATCGTTGATTACGTCGGCATTGCCTCCGCTCTAAAACAGGCGATGAATGACTACACCGTCCGTGATAAGAAGAACTACGGCGATATGGATATTGCCAAGACGGCGCTGGTAAAGTTTGAAGAGAAGCTCATCGTCTGCCGCGAGCTTTTATATGGATTTGACTATACAGGATTCATGACCACAAGCAGCGATCTGACCAGAGCCAAACTGATTAGCCGCGGTGCGGATTTCCTCACTGGTCCTGCAAAAGAAGAAAAACGGAATAATTTTATACGCGAAGGTTTAATGTTACATCAGGCTTTTTCGTTGTGCAAGAGTATGGTCGATGAAAAGAGCCGGCTTGAAACAGCATATCTTGAGGCCGTGCGTACTATGCTTACACGTGTTGGAGGAAAGGGCAGACTCTCATTCAAGGATATCAACGAGCGAATCAATGAACTTCTCAAACAAAGTGTTAAGAGTGAGGGGGTTATTAACCTATTCTCTGATGTCAATGAGGAATTCAATCTATTTGATCCGAAATATCTTGAAGAAATAGCACGGATGAAAGAAAAGAACCTTGCCGTCGAATTGCTAAAGAAATTAATTGCCGAGCAGGTATCTGTTTATCGACGTACGAACCTTGTAAAATCTGAAAAATTTTCTGATATGCTAAGCCGAATCATGAAAGCGTACCTGAACGGTATGCTTACGAATGAAGAAGTTATTAACGAGCTTATAAAGATGGCTGCCGATATGACAAAGGCTCACGATGAAGGTGAAAAACTTGGTCTTTCCGAAGAAGAGCTTGCTTTTTATGATGCCTTAACAAAACCTGCAGCTGTTAAAGATTTCTATCAAAACGCAGAACTTATTGCAATCACAAAGGAACTAACCGATTCCTTGCGAAAGAATCGAACGATAGATTGGCAGAAGAAAGAGTCTGCCCGTGCCGGGATGCGCAGGATGGTGAAACGTCTGTTAAAGAAACACCACTATCCTCCGGAAGGTCTGGAAGATGCCATAACGACGGTTATCGGCCAGTGTGAAATGTGGACGGATAATGCGGGTACAATTTAAGGGGGGACTCGGTATGGATGCTATCAAAGGCAATATGTTCGCAATATTAAACGGATACAAGCAGTTCATCATACCTGTATATCAGAGAATTTATAGTTGGGAGCGGGAACAATGCCAGCGCCTGTGGCAAGATATTGTTGCAATGCAAAAAGAAAACAAGGTGGGCCATTTTGTGGGTTCCATTGTCAATATTGCAGAACAAGCCATGCCCACCGGTGTCCAGAAATTCATGATCATTGACGGGCAGCAGCGCATGACTACACTGACATTGCTTCTTATTGCTCTTCGGGACTATGCGGACGAACACCAGGAAGATCAGACCATCAATGCTCCAATGATAACCAGCATGTGCCTGAAGAATGACTTCCAGTCGGGTTATGATCGGTACAAGATGCTTTTGACCGAAGCCGACCGCGATGCGCTCATAAATTTAATTGAGAAGAAGCCGACCCCAAATGAGAAGCCGTCCCGCATCATCGAAAATTACAATTTCTTCGTTGAAAAAGTCGCATCCGAAGAATTGAAACCTGCTGCTATATATGAATCAATCGGTAAATTGCAGATCGTGAACATCACACTTGACAGACAGGTTGATGATCCACAGGCAATATTTGAAAGTTTAAATTCAACAGGAATGGATTTGTCCGAGTCTGACCTGATTAGAAACTATATTCTTATGGGACTGGACAATGATGAACAAATTTATGTATATGAAAACATCTGGAGACCTACGGAGCTGCTCTTTGATTATGAAAGACAATCGGCTCTTATGGATCGCTTCTTCCGTGATTACCTGACGATGAAGCTCGGCCGCATACCAAAAGTCAATCATGTATATGAGGAATTCAAGCAGTATCACTTGAATTGTGAATTTGGTTCCGTGCGAGATCTCTGTCAAGATATATATACATTTGCCAAATATTATACGGATATGTGTTTCTGCAGGAGCAGTGAACCGGCCCTCAAAGCCTGCTACTCCGAGATTCAGGCCTTACGGAGTGAAGTCGTTTATCCTTTCTTGCTGCGAGTCCATCATGACCAGGAAAAAGGGCTTATTACGCTTGATGAGCTCATAGAGATTATCAGAATGTGTATCAATTATGTCCTAAGGCGTGCAGTTTGTAATATTCCGACTAATTCCATGAACAAGACATTTGCTACCCTTAAAAACTTTATAAAAACAGGTGACTATTTGAATTCTATTAAGGCTGCATTTGTACTTATGGAATCGTATAAAGAATTCCCGACCGATGAGAAGTTTGTCGCCACTCTGACTACACGCGATGTCTATAATATGCGCATTAGAAATTATATTCTGGGAAAACTGGAAAACTTTCAGAATAAAGCACCTATTACTATTGAAAATTATACCATCGAGCACATCATGCCACAGAATCTGAATCTCTCCCCCGAATGGATTTCTGATTTAGGGCATGATTGGCGTGAGGTACAAAAAACGTACCTACACACGCTGGGCAACCTCACATTGACAGCATACAATTCGGAAATGAGCGATTCCTCTTTCACTGATAAGCTCAATATGGAAGGCGGATTTAAGCAGAGCGCATTAAGGATCAACAGCTATGTGGTTTTGCAGGACACATGGAATGCTAAAAAGATTCAGGAACGTGCTAAAGAGCTCGGAACAAAAGCTTTGCAAATTTGGTCTTATCCATCGATCACAGATGAAGGCATCGCCCCTTATAAGAAGAAAACCGAAGTGGCAAAGTCCGAATACACACTTGATAGTTATGAACATCTGAATTCATATACCCGGATGTTGTTTGAAAAGCTGGATCTCCGGATTATTAATCTGTCCCCGGACGTCCATAAGGAATTCAAAAAGTTGTATGTTGCTTATAAACTGGACACAAACTTTGTTGATGTCGTAATTCAGAAAGAGCGGTTACGCCTATCAGTGAATATGCCATTCGGAGATGTTATCGATCCAAAAGGCATATGCAAGGATGTAAGCGAACTTGGACGTTGGGGAAATGGCGATGTCGAGTTGTTCCTTGATTCGCTGAGCCAACTCGATGATGTGATGTCGATTATCGATCAATCATATCATGTTCAGGCCGATTGATTTTTTAACGATTACCAATTTGGGCAAGTCAGGTATTATGCCTCGTATTAGTGTGATAATTGATGGACTTGCTACCCAACATAAATAGAATCGAAAAATACCCTTGAAATATTCCATCGTACGGAAAAACGTACAAAAAAGCCGTTGACCTATTCCCTTGCACGGAAAAATTGCTAAACACAGACCCGACATTAATCTCATGACCTCGTTGCATTTTATACACGGAAAAACATCAATCTCGTTCACTCAACTTCTGACCATGGACTTATTCCCGTGTATACACAAAACGTAAAATACAGCGGCGACTTATTTTCTTGTCCTAAAATTTGGTAAAATACATATAGGACATTAAGCTCATGACCTCGTTGCAGCCTGAGCGGCAGTGAGGCCATCCGCGATTCTATTTCTCCCGACGCGCGCGTGCTGGCGGAGTTTACTTACGGCGAGCCGGCTTATCTGAAAGACCAGAGAAACGCGTTCCGGCGGATGTTCACGACGAAGCTGGCTTGGATGCCCATAAGCATCCTCCTGCTTGTGATCCCCTGTATTTTTCTTTTCTACGCAATTTCCAGTGGACGGATCGTCCTGGTTCTTCTGGCCATCGCGGTTATGATCCTTCTAAACTTTCATTATATCCGGATTTTCTCCCCTCTCATCGACCGGCATATCCGGCGCGACGCGAAGGAACTTCTGCCGTACTTCCCGGACGGCCGTTTCAAGGTCTATCTGGATCAGGCCCGGAAGCAGGTTGTTCTGGCAGGCTCCATCTACTGCATGTCCTTTGCATTCCCGGAAATCAAGGCTGTCCGCAAAATTCCCGGCGGGGCGGCGTGTTATCTGAATCAGAACCTGGTCTTCACCTTTCCTTTCGCGGGAGACGTTTCTGAAATTCAGTCCATTCTCAACAAATAGCAGAAAGGAAGGACACGGCTTGAAAAATGTCAGCCTTCTGATCAAACCCGCTTCCAGCCTGTGCAACCTGTGCTGCCGCTACTGTTTTTACGACGATGTCTCCGGAAACCGTTCGGTCAAAAGCATGGGGCTCATGACCAGCGAAACAGCGGAAAAGCTGATCCGTTCCGCCTGCGAGGCCGTGGAGCCGGGCGGGACAATCTCTTTTGCCTTTCAGGGCGGAGAACCCACTTTGGCCGGTCTCGATTTTTACAGAAACTTTCTTGAAATTGAAAGCAGATACGAGCGGCCGGGCATTCGGGTCAGCCGCGCGATCCAGACCAACGGCGTGGTCCTCGATGAAGAGTGGGCGTCGTTTCTCCGGGAACATCAGTTTCTGGTCGGCCTCTCCGCGGACGGTACGAAGGACCTCAACGATCTTTACCGAAAGGACCGGGAAGGAAAAGGGACCTGGAACCGGATTACAAGCGTTCTGCATCTGCTGCAAAAAAACCGGGTGGAGGTCAATCTGCTCTGTGTCGTGACGGGCCAGTGCGCGCGCAGCCCGCAAAAAGTCTACCATACGCTGAAAAAACTCGGCGTGCAGTACCTGCAGTTTATCCCGTGCCTCGATCCTCTGAAGGGACAGCGCGGCGAAGCGCCTTATTCCCTCTCTCCGGACGCTTACGGAAAATTCTTATGCGGTCTTTTTGACGCCTGGTATCTTGACTGGAAAAGCGGCGAATATGTCAGCATCCGGCTCTTCGACGACTATGTCCATCTGATGATGGGCCTGCCCTCCGGTTCCTGCGCCACCTCTGGCAGCTGCGGAAGCTATTTTGTCGTGGAGAGCGACGGCAGCCTGTATCCCTGCGATTTTTACGTTCTGGACGAATGGCGGCTGGGGACGCTGGAAAACGCGTCTTTGCCCGGCGCCGGCGCTTGTGCGCTCGCCCGGAAGTTTCAGGAGGAGGGATTGAAAAAGCCGGATGCCTGCGCCGGGTGCAAATGGTTTCCCATCTGTCTCGGCGGCTGCAAGCGGGACTGGCAGCCGGTCGGCGGCAAGCTGCAAAACTATTACTGCCCGTCTTTCCAAAGATTCTTCGAGTACACCGCTCCGCGGCTGGCTGAGGTCGCCCGCACGGTAGCGCAGACTCCTCCGAACGGATATTGAACAGAAAAAGGGCCCTCCTTTCGTCTTTTTGAAAGGAGGGTCCTTTTTTTCGCAGGGCTTTCAGCCTACCCGGATCAGCCTGGCCGCCTTGTCGACGGCATGTTCAATATAACCGGCTAAAGTCATATCCTGCGCCCCGGCAATCGAACAGTTGCACTTGTTGACGGGGATCAGAATCTTCTGCGCCGTGCTGTTCCCCACGGCCGCCGCCATCGCCGGGGTAATTTCCCCCAAAAGGGAATCCGCGATCAGGATGCCGAGCGGGCCTAAAATTAAATCCGCCCTGGCGCAGTTGACCAGAACCGGGTTCTCTCCGGTAGCGCCCTCGCTGGCCCCCGCTTTCAGCATGGAGGCGGTCGCAATGCTGTTGGTCCCGATCGCAGTCACCGGCTGGTCCGGCAAAATCTGCCGCAGCCGGGCGATCAGCTGTTTTCCAAGGCTGCCGCCCTGTCCGTCGATCACGATGATTTTCATAGCTTTTTCCATTCCTCCGGCTTGCGTTTCCTTGCCGCGTTTCCCTGGGATAAACCGCAATCAGAGTGTGAATCCGCAGTCGGCGTGCCCGTTGGTCCCGTCGTAGGGTTCATCCTTCATGCAGAGATGGACGGAAGCGATCTTGAACGTCTGAGGAAGCGCCAGAATATTCGGGTGATCGCCGACGTACTTCTTTTTGGCGTCGGCAAGAGCCTCTTCAAAAGTGGCGCGGGTTTTCAGGCCCATTCCCCTCGCAATGCCGGGCTGTTCCGCTCCCACAAGGTAGATGGCGGAGGTGTTCTGTTCGGCAATGTCGCCGCAGCTCATCATCGAGAACCCGTGGAACGGGTGGAATGCGTTGCAGTAGCGGTACTTGCGAATATATTCCTCGTTGGTCGCAAAATACTCGCCGTAACGGTTCATGTCGGCCAGCGTGTTCATATGGTCGTGCTGGAACATTTTGTACAGTTCCGGCAGGTACGGCCAAAGCTCCTCGTGGAAATACCCGTTGCAGATGGAGGAGCAGATCATGACGCAGTGGTCGCTCATGATGCGTTTGAAGCGAAGCACCTGCGCCGACAGCGCCTGCATCAGCATGATCGGATTCGTGCCCATGCCGTCGCCGTAGTGGAACTTCTGAGGCATGCCGAACACCAGCACGTCGTACTTTTTTTCCGCCCAGTTGACATAGGTGCGCTTGTCCGCCGTTTTCCAGGAAACCGGCTGCATTTCCTTCGCGTAGCCGCTGTTGATCTCGATCTGGCGGGATTTGGAATCCAGCACCGCGTCGCAGCAGAAAAATTTCTTGCCCATGCATTTTTCCATGTGCATGCCGATTTCATTGAACTTGGTGCGCATCAGCGAATGGCCGCTGACCGGGCAGAAATCCGCGCGGTGCATGACCTCCGGCACATGGTGGGAGGCGATGCTGCGCCAGTGGGTGATGCCGGTCGCACAGTGCTTGTACCCACCGGAATAGCCGCCGTAGGGATTGCTCTGCGTGTGCCCGATCAAAATGGCGACGTCGGAGTCATAGACGTATTTGTTCATCAGAACGGGATCGCCGCGGTCCGTCGTGCCCAAATTGACCATATGGTCGTAATCCTCGCTGTCGTGATTGACGATCTGGTGGGTATACCAGAACTGATGGAAAATTTCAGGCCCCAGCACGTTGTAGATTTCCTGCTGTGTATTTTTGCGGTGCAGGCCGTTCGAGCAGATCAGAAGGATGTCTTTCTTTTCCACTCCCGCCTTGTACAGCTCATCCAGAATGATCGGGATGCAGACTTTGCGGTGCGCGGTCGGCTGCTCGCCGCCCTTGACGTTGTCAGGGAAAATGATGGTCACCCTGGACCCCTTGTGCGCCAGCTCGGAAAGCGGCTCCATCCCGATCGGGTGAAGAATGGATTCTCTTGTCGCCTCCACCAGCTTGTCCTCCGGAATATAAGGCGGATCCGGCACCGTTACCCCGGGAATAAATACATCCGTGTCGTCCGGCAGATTTGCCGGCATGAGCCCCTGCCCATATTCAAAATCGAGTTTCATACATTTTCTCCTTCCTTATTACCAGCAAGATATTTTTCCACGATTTTTTTCAGATCTTCGGTGAAAAATCCGATTTCACCGGAAAAACGGGTCAGCGCGACAAGCCCGCCGTCAACGCTGTCGATGCCGCCGATCATCTCGGCGTTTTCTTCCTTCAGGCCGCCGCCGTACACGACGGGAATTTCAAATCCAAACCGTTCCCCAACAATCTCCTTAATCATCGACGAGACGTAGGAGATATACTCTTTCCCGGGAGGCGTCTTTCCCGGGCCGATCGCCCAGATCGGCTCGTAGCCGATTGCGATCTTCCGCTCCGGAAGATACTCCGTAACGCCCTTCAGGCCGCGGGCCAGTTGAGCGGACAAAACGGCCTTCACCCTGTTTTGCTGCTGTTCCATGCTGCCTTCGCCGCGTTCCTCGGCGGTTTCCCCCATGCAGAGCAGCACGTTCATTCCCTGCTCCAGCGCGGAAAGGACTTCGCGGTTAATCAATCCGTCCACCGCCGCGGCACACCGTTCGCGGAGCGGCGCGTCCTGATTCCAGTCCGGCTGAAAGGCCCCGATAATTTCCTGCTTGTCGCGCCGCTCCTCGGAGTGCCCGACGATCGACCATCGGCAGCCCATCTGCCAGGCGCTGGCCGCCGGCATATTGCTTGTGAAAGCCCCGAAATTTTTGCCCTTTTTAATATTGTCGCGAAATACGCTCTGGCAGCCGACCGAGAGCCGGCCCCTCTGCTCCGCCGGAAAACCGCCGATTGCTTTTTGCGCCGGCAGAATCAGGGCTTCCGGAACAAAGTAAACGACGTTTACGTCCGGAAACAGCCCGATGCCGAGATTCACGCTGTCCTTCATGACCTCTTCGATCCATTCCCCCGGCTGTTCCGAGGGACAGACGCCGCCCTTTTCCCTGGGCACGTCAAACCGTTTTAAATTGATAAAAATATTTTTCATCCGTTTGCCTCCTTCCAGATGTTCCGCCGATATGCCTGAGCGCCCCGTTCGGGCTCTTCCCGTCAATCTCCGAACCAGGCAAAATCAAGCAGATCGCCGCCGATGAGCGGCCGGCACCATTCGACGAAACGGTCCGTTACGCCAAGACCCTCCTCCGAGATAAACTCCTTCGGCATGGGTTTTTCATGCATCATGACTTCTTCCACCGGAATTTCAATGACGCGCATGGAGTAAGGCGAGCTGCCGGTCCGCTCAAATCCGATCATCACGCCCGTTCTGCCCTCCAGCGCCGCTTTGCAAGCCGTTTCTCCCGCCAGAATCGCTTCGTCCCGGTCGACCGGCGACTGGTTCAGGACCGACGCCCTGCCGAGAATTCCGGGCTTTTCGCTCCTTGCCTTGATTCCAAGCCGCTTGATGACCAGTTCTGCCA
This window contains:
- a CDS encoding type I restriction endonuclease subunit R; translated protein: MPFTEASFENAVIEIFQDQLGYTHYYGPDVARDYTDPIFEDYLEPSLKRINPYIPSEAIAEAIFHLKNFEAGSLVQKNEVFMDYLQNGITVNYFSGGKQHSGIVYLVDYQDVGNNAFCVVNQWTYVENEEKRPDVVIFVNGLPLVVIELKSPSREETGVSEAYAQLRNYMLAIPSMFIYNAFCVMSDQAMSKAGTITAAEDRYMEWKTTDGNYENTQYAAFDILFEGMFKKDRFLDIIKNFICFSKEDGSDAKILAAYHQYFAVKKAVASTVKASGMNGDGRGGVFWHTQGSGKSLSMVFYAKLLQETLNSPTLVVITDRNDLDDQLFGQFARCKDFLRQTPVQADKRKLSDDDKKVNESNTKNKRVIIGLKDWLLGREANGIIFTTMQKFEEEDEPLSTRHNIIVMADEAHRSQYGFEEKVNPKTGKISIGTARIIRDALPNATYIGFTGTPISLKDRSTTEVFGNYIDIYDMTQSVEDGATRPVYYESRVINLKLDEATLRMIDKEYDALAAHADEYAIEKSKHELSRMESILGAPQTIDALCTDIIAHYEDSRQYVLTGKAMIVAYSREIAMKIYRKILEMRPTWQEKVGVVMTSGNKDPEDWKEIIGNKQHKEELARKFKDNDSPMKIAIVVDMWLTGFDVPSLATMYIYKPMAGHNLMQAIARVNRVFRDKEGGLIVDYVGIASALKQAMNDYTVRDKKNYGDMDIAKTALVKFEEKLIVCRELLYGFDYTGFMTTSSDLTRAKLISRGADFLTGPAKEEKRNNFIREGLMLHQAFSLCKSMVDEKSRLETAYLEAVRTMLTRVGGKGRLSFKDINERINELLKQSVKSEGVINLFSDVNEEFNLFDPKYLEEIARMKEKNLAVELLKKLIAEQVSVYRRTNLVKSEKFSDMLSRIMKAYLNGMLTNEEVINELIKMAADMTKAHDEGEKLGLSEEELAFYDALTKPAAVKDFYQNAELIAITKELTDSLRKNRTIDWQKKESARAGMRRMVKRLLKKHHYPPEGLEDAITTVIGQCEMWTDNAGTI
- a CDS encoding DUF262 and DUF1524 domain-containing protein; amino-acid sequence: MDAIKGNMFAILNGYKQFIIPVYQRIYSWEREQCQRLWQDIVAMQKENKVGHFVGSIVNIAEQAMPTGVQKFMIIDGQQRMTTLTLLLIALRDYADEHQEDQTINAPMITSMCLKNDFQSGYDRYKMLLTEADRDALINLIEKKPTPNEKPSRIIENYNFFVEKVASEELKPAAIYESIGKLQIVNITLDRQVDDPQAIFESLNSTGMDLSESDLIRNYILMGLDNDEQIYVYENIWRPTELLFDYERQSALMDRFFRDYLTMKLGRIPKVNHVYEEFKQYHLNCEFGSVRDLCQDIYTFAKYYTDMCFCRSSEPALKACYSEIQALRSEVVYPFLLRVHHDQEKGLITLDELIEIIRMCINYVLRRAVCNIPTNSMNKTFATLKNFIKTGDYLNSIKAAFVLMESYKEFPTDEKFVATLTTRDVYNMRIRNYILGKLENFQNKAPITIENYTIEHIMPQNLNLSPEWISDLGHDWREVQKTYLHTLGNLTLTAYNSEMSDSSFTDKLNMEGGFKQSALRINSYVVLQDTWNAKKIQERAKELGTKALQIWSYPSITDEGIAPYKKKTEVAKSEYTLDSYEHLNSYTRMLFEKLDLRIINLSPDVHKEFKKLYVAYKLDTNFVDVVIQKERLRLSVNMPFGDVIDPKGICKDVSELGRWGNGDVELFLDSLSQLDDVMSIIDQSYHVQAD
- a CDS encoding anaerobic sulfatase maturase, encoding MKNVSLLIKPASSLCNLCCRYCFYDDVSGNRSVKSMGLMTSETAEKLIRSACEAVEPGGTISFAFQGGEPTLAGLDFYRNFLEIESRYERPGIRVSRAIQTNGVVLDEEWASFLREHQFLVGLSADGTKDLNDLYRKDREGKGTWNRITSVLHLLQKNRVEVNLLCVVTGQCARSPQKVYHTLKKLGVQYLQFIPCLDPLKGQRGEAPYSLSPDAYGKFLCGLFDAWYLDWKSGEYVSIRLFDDYVHLMMGLPSGSCATSGSCGSYFVVESDGSLYPCDFYVLDEWRLGTLENASLPGAGACALARKFQEEGLKKPDACAGCKWFPICLGGCKRDWQPVGGKLQNYYCPSFQRFFEYTAPRLAEVARTVAQTPPNGY
- a CDS encoding DUF3842 family protein, whose protein sequence is MKIIVIDGQGGSLGKQLIARLRQILPDQPVTAIGTNSIATASMLKAGASEGATGENPVLVNCARADLILGPLGILIADSLLGEITPAMAAAVGNSTAQKILIPVNKCNCSIAGAQDMTLAGYIEHAVDKAARLIRVG
- a CDS encoding lactate racemase domain-containing protein; this translates as MKLDFEYGQGLMPANLPDDTDVFIPGVTVPDPPYIPEDKLVEATRESILHPIGMEPLSELAHKGSRVTIIFPDNVKGGEQPTAHRKVCIPIILDELYKAGVEKKDILLICSNGLHRKNTQQEIYNVLGPEIFHQFWYTHQIVNHDSEDYDHMVNLGTTDRGDPVLMNKYVYDSDVAILIGHTQSNPYGGYSGGYKHCATGITHWRSIASHHVPEVMHRADFCPVSGHSLMRTKFNEIGMHMEKCMGKKFFCCDAVLDSKSRQIEINSGYAKEMQPVSWKTADKRTYVNWAEKKYDVLVFGMPQKFHYGDGMGTNPIMLMQALSAQVLRFKRIMSDHCVMICSSICNGYFHEELWPYLPELYKMFQHDHMNTLADMNRYGEYFATNEEYIRKYRYCNAFHPFHGFSMMSCGDIAEQNTSAIYLVGAEQPGIARGMGLKTRATFEEALADAKKKYVGDHPNILALPQTFKIASVHLCMKDEPYDGTNGHADCGFTL
- a CDS encoding triose-phosphate isomerase family protein translates to MKNIFINLKRFDVPREKGGVCPSEQPGEWIEEVMKDSVNLGIGLFPDVNVVYFVPEALILPAQKAIGGFPAEQRGRLSVGCQSVFRDNIKKGKNFGAFTSNMPAASAWQMGCRWSIVGHSEERRDKQEIIGAFQPDWNQDAPLRERCAAAVDGLINREVLSALEQGMNVLLCMGETAEERGEGSMEQQQNRVKAVLSAQLARGLKGVTEYLPERKIAIGYEPIWAIGPGKTPPGKEYISYVSSMIKEIVGERFGFEIPVVYGGGLKEENAEMIGGIDSVDGGLVALTRFSGEIGFFTEDLKKIVEKYLAGNKEGENV